In a genomic window of Halalkalicoccus sp. CG83:
- the gvpO gene encoding gas vesicle protein GvpO, halophile-type — protein MSASDDEQCKALTADGERCTRPAQSDGYCYQHDSDDETIEGGEETEEDTTDAGEDQETDMADDETNIDDTEIGQIRNKVRNIAEDVVGYPLSGILAIDREDDGWRVAVEVIERSSVPDTQDILGRYEITLDEDRTVTGYRRTHRYRRDDMEQDI, from the coding sequence ATGTCCGCCTCCGACGACGAACAGTGTAAGGCGCTCACCGCGGACGGTGAGCGGTGTACGCGACCCGCTCAAAGCGACGGCTACTGCTATCAGCACGACTCGGACGACGAGACGATCGAGGGGGGCGAGGAGACCGAAGAAGACACAACGGACGCGGGTGAAGACCAGGAAACAGATATGGCAGACGACGAAACCAACATCGACGACACTGAGATCGGTCAGATCCGAAACAAAGTCCGAAACATCGCTGAAGACGTGGTCGGCTATCCCCTCAGCGGGATCCTCGCCATCGACCGCGAAGACGACGGCTGGCGCGTCGCCGTCGAGGTGATCGAACGAAGCAGCGTCCCGGACACGCAGGACATCCTCGGCCGCTACGAGATCACGCTGGACGAGGATCGGACGGTCACCGGCTATCGGCGGACCCACAGATACCGGCGCGACGACATGGAACAGGACATCTAG
- a CDS encoding gas vesicle protein K, protein MKHIELDEDEDDGGASGLLALVVTVIELLIETMEREAIRRMESGQLDPEEIERLGAQLQALEEEVAAIKEREGIEDDVEQLRGDLDSLVTDAVEQVRDQELPE, encoded by the coding sequence ATGAAACACATCGAGCTCGACGAGGACGAGGACGACGGCGGCGCCTCGGGGCTGCTCGCGCTCGTCGTGACCGTCATCGAGCTGCTGATCGAGACGATGGAACGCGAGGCGATCCGCCGGATGGAATCGGGACAGCTCGACCCCGAGGAGATCGAGCGGCTCGGCGCCCAGCTACAGGCGCTCGAGGAGGAGGTCGCGGCGATCAAGGAGCGAGAGGGAATCGAGGACGACGTCGAGCAGCTCCGGGGCGACCTCGACTCGCTCGTCACCGACGCGGTCGAGCAGGTCCGC
- a CDS encoding GvpL/GvpF family gas vesicle protein, translating into MGDTALYAYGVIEREDVEFETDGVNGAERAYTVGYQTLSALVTDIDTVEPEQSDENTRAHDEVLQQLLQYDGGRTVVPMQYGMAFKNARTLKSVLREARPAFTRALREVENDVELGLKVLTEEGAEVDEEAIREEVTERFDERAISVTSDDLFSDRLIVNRSFLIDRDEREAFDRAVGEFEDDHEELLVQYTGPWAPYNFVDIEIGAQR; encoded by the coding sequence ATGGGAGACACTGCGCTATACGCCTACGGGGTCATCGAACGCGAGGACGTCGAGTTCGAGACCGACGGCGTGAACGGGGCCGAGCGGGCCTACACCGTCGGCTACCAGACCCTGTCGGCGCTCGTCACCGACATCGACACCGTCGAACCGGAGCAGTCCGACGAGAACACGCGTGCGCACGACGAGGTGCTCCAGCAGTTGCTCCAGTACGACGGCGGCCGGACCGTCGTACCGATGCAGTACGGAATGGCGTTCAAGAACGCCCGAACCCTCAAGAGCGTGCTGCGCGAGGCCCGTCCCGCGTTCACCCGCGCGCTTCGGGAGGTCGAGAACGACGTCGAACTCGGTCTGAAGGTGCTCACCGAGGAGGGCGCCGAGGTCGACGAGGAGGCGATCCGCGAGGAGGTGACCGAACGGTTCGACGAACGCGCGATCAGCGTAACCAGCGACGACCTGTTCAGCGACCGGCTGATCGTGAACCGCTCGTTCCTGATCGACCGCGACGAGCGCGAGGCGTTCGACCGCGCAGTCGGGGAGTTCGAGGACGACCACGAGGAACTGCTCGTTCAGTACACCGGTCCATGGGCGCCGTACAACTTCGTGGACATCGAGATCGGGGCCCAGAGATAA
- the gvpA gene encoding gas vesicle protein GvpA, whose protein sequence is MSQARPSTSSLAEVLDRILDKGAVIDIWVRVSLVGIEILTVEARVVIASVDTFLHYAREISKIEAAEEEGDLDDLEDIEIEASAEAQ, encoded by the coding sequence ATGAGTCAAGCAAGACCCAGCACCTCAAGTCTGGCGGAAGTGCTCGACCGGATCCTGGACAAGGGTGCGGTCATCGACATCTGGGTACGCGTCTCGCTGGTGGGGATCGAGATCCTCACCGTCGAAGCCCGTGTCGTGATCGCGTCGGTCGACACCTTCCTCCACTACGCGAGGGAGATCTCGAAGATCGAGGCCGCCGAGGAGGAGGGCGACCTCGACGACCTCGAGGACATCGAGATCGAGGCCTCCGCCGAAGCCCAGTAG
- the gvpH gene encoding gas vesicle protein GvpH: MNDEHDEHDDRETSLFGAIRHVIDSLVDAEREGRSGAQGTGRIPKGHFTTQYGFSGRIGSSESSEEDGGSTHRTEEESPYLVDVRYDDADEELLVVADLPEVEADELTVGLDRDRNELVIGVENRSVDRIELPWPVADVESRFQHGVLELRFTPEEEER, translated from the coding sequence ATGAACGACGAACACGACGAACACGACGACCGAGAGACCAGCCTGTTCGGCGCGATTCGACACGTGATCGACTCGCTGGTCGACGCCGAACGCGAGGGTAGGAGCGGCGCCCAAGGCACCGGACGGATCCCGAAGGGACACTTCACGACCCAGTACGGCTTCTCGGGGCGGATCGGCTCCTCGGAGTCGTCCGAGGAGGACGGGGGGTCGACGCACCGAACCGAGGAGGAGTCGCCGTATCTGGTCGACGTCCGATACGACGACGCGGACGAGGAGCTGCTGGTCGTCGCCGACCTCCCGGAGGTGGAGGCCGACGAGCTGACCGTCGGCCTCGACCGTGACCGAAACGAGCTCGTCATCGGCGTCGAGAACCGGTCGGTCGACCGGATCGAGCTCCCCTGGCCCGTCGCCGACGTCGAGAGCCGGTTCCAGCACGGCGTCCTCGAGCTCCGGTTCACGCCGGAGGAGGAAGAGCGATGA
- a CDS encoding carboxypeptidase regulatory-like domain-containing protein gives MGEESTTDNEDGTGVRVLLPDGGEPEDDDEAGGGDEADENGDGGNDGDGEVETPEENDEEEESETDGEDEPEGDGEDDEAEDEADGENGEAEGEGEASEEDDGNGEDEPETHELTVTVENEDGEPVPGAPLTVESKDMGLIEGFLDEAEDAETDDSGEASFELENAEYSVQTEIDDEQAEERVDIDGDDEEVTLSLDVEEGEGEEDEEGDEGGEEEGEEEAEDEGDQEADGEEGEADEETYELTVTVENDQGEYIQGATVTVEDKDGDAFESGERQDTGTDGEATFLLENGDYAVEVDADEGSAEEQFTLEDDEEITLTVVPDEETYDLMVTVQNAEGDPVPGASITVESGDKGVIEGFRGQPSEAETDDSGQSSFELAEGQYRVTVEADNETNDQAVEIEGGDEEATLTLDVEQEEEEEEEEGRKGPKEAEGEVDEDESASHGTDRGSTVLYLDLEGLFLDLLGLEVDLHEVVLDIRAITGPGNLLGNLLSAVAGLLDPLSGLLNRLLNSVLNLLSYITSPLKWLWNQIKKPFKWLRSLGTRIANTLSAPISALRSAASRVWDVVTSPISALRSALGRVWGVLSSPISALRNALGRVRNALTSPISWLKSVGSRVRDALGVPADGLRAVVNRLGNSVEKAIARLRGLIGGGAEDEGEADDENGLLSGIVGSISDRVSSVSEWASSIGDRISNRMSDVATRISNWVRNVASRISNWIRNVLNWLTDPVSMLLSSIPVEEMLNELIKQLVGESEGDEPTNDESNGTETEAAE, from the coding sequence ATGGGTGAGGAATCGACAACCGATAACGAGGATGGTACCGGTGTGCGCGTATTACTTCCCGATGGCGGTGAACCCGAGGACGACGACGAGGCGGGTGGGGGCGACGAAGCGGACGAGAACGGCGACGGTGGGAATGACGGAGACGGCGAAGTAGAAACGCCCGAAGAAAACGACGAGGAAGAAGAGTCCGAAACTGACGGGGAGGACGAACCGGAGGGCGATGGAGAGGACGACGAAGCTGAGGACGAAGCGGACGGGGAAAATGGAGAAGCCGAAGGCGAAGGTGAAGCGTCAGAAGAGGACGACGGGAACGGGGAGGACGAACCGGAGACACACGAGCTGACGGTAACCGTCGAGAACGAGGATGGCGAGCCCGTTCCGGGGGCACCCCTTACGGTAGAGAGCAAGGACATGGGCCTCATCGAGGGGTTTCTCGACGAGGCCGAAGACGCAGAAACGGACGACAGCGGCGAAGCCTCCTTCGAGTTGGAGAACGCCGAATACAGCGTCCAAACCGAAATCGACGACGAGCAGGCCGAAGAGCGGGTCGATATCGACGGTGACGACGAGGAGGTCACGCTCTCTCTCGACGTCGAAGAGGGTGAAGGAGAAGAAGACGAAGAGGGGGACGAGGGTGGAGAGGAAGAAGGCGAAGAGGAAGCGGAGGATGAAGGTGACCAAGAGGCGGATGGAGAAGAAGGAGAAGCCGACGAAGAGACGTACGAGCTAACGGTAACCGTCGAGAACGACCAGGGCGAGTACATTCAGGGAGCCACCGTCACGGTCGAGGACAAGGACGGCGACGCGTTCGAATCGGGTGAACGGCAGGATACCGGGACCGACGGCGAGGCCACCTTCCTCCTTGAAAACGGCGACTACGCCGTCGAGGTCGACGCCGACGAGGGGAGCGCCGAAGAGCAGTTCACCCTCGAGGACGACGAGGAGATCACGCTCACCGTCGTTCCGGACGAGGAGACGTACGATCTGATGGTGACCGTCCAGAACGCCGAGGGCGACCCCGTCCCAGGGGCCTCGATCACGGTCGAAAGCGGGGACAAGGGCGTCATCGAGGGCTTTCGTGGGCAGCCCTCCGAGGCCGAAACCGACGATAGCGGTCAGAGTTCCTTCGAGTTAGCGGAGGGCCAGTACAGGGTCACGGTCGAGGCCGACAACGAAACGAACGACCAAGCAGTCGAGATCGAGGGCGGGGACGAAGAGGCCACGCTCACCCTCGACGTCGAGCAGGAAGAAGAGGAAGAGGAGGAGGAGGGCCGGAAAGGTCCGAAGGAGGCCGAGGGCGAGGTCGACGAGGACGAATCCGCAAGCCACGGGACCGACCGTGGGTCGACAGTGCTGTATCTCGATCTCGAAGGACTGTTTCTCGACCTCCTCGGACTCGAGGTCGATCTCCACGAGGTCGTGCTGGACATCCGAGCGATCACCGGACCGGGGAACCTGCTCGGGAACCTGCTGTCGGCGGTCGCGGGGCTGTTGGACCCGCTGTCAGGGCTGCTCAATCGCCTGCTCAACTCCGTCCTGAACCTGTTGAGCTACATCACCTCGCCGCTCAAGTGGCTCTGGAACCAGATCAAAAAGCCGTTCAAGTGGCTGCGCAGCCTCGGAACCCGTATCGCGAACACGCTTTCAGCCCCGATCAGCGCGCTACGCAGTGCTGCGAGCCGGGTCTGGGACGTAGTGACCTCGCCGATCAGCGCGCTTCGAAGCGCGTTGGGTCGGGTCTGGGGCGTCCTGAGCTCGCCGATCAGTGCACTTCGGAACGCGCTGGGTCGGGTCCGAAACGCGTTGACCTCGCCGATCAGCTGGCTGAAAAGCGTCGGGAGTCGCGTTCGGGACGCCCTGGGAGTGCCGGCCGACGGGCTGCGTGCCGTCGTGAATCGCCTCGGGAACTCCGTGGAAAAAGCGATCGCCCGACTGCGTGGTCTGATCGGCGGAGGCGCTGAAGACGAAGGGGAAGCAGACGACGAGAACGGTCTGCTGAGCGGCATCGTCGGCAGTATCTCGGATCGAGTAAGCAGCGTCTCCGAATGGGCGAGCAGCATCGGAGACAGGATCTCGAACCGGATGAGTGACGTCGCAACCAGAATTTCGAACTGGGTACGCAACGTAGCAAGCAGGATCTCGAACTGGATACGCAACGTCCTGAACTGGCTGACCGACCCGGTTAGTATGCTGCTCTCGTCCATCCCGGTCGAGGAGATGCTCAACGAACTGATCAAGCAACTAGTCGGCGAGTCGGAGGGCGATGAGCCGACCAACGACGAGTCGAACGGAACGGAGACCGAAGCAGCCGAGTGA
- the gvpG gene encoding gas vesicle protein GvpG, with translation MFILDDLLFKPFISILDALHTLAMNELYDVEAIQDELKENQLLYELGERSKEEYEQRRRELEEEMEIARAAHEQLRNKTIEIQG, from the coding sequence ATGTTCATTCTCGACGACCTCCTGTTCAAACCGTTCATCTCGATCCTCGACGCGCTCCACACCCTCGCGATGAACGAGCTCTACGACGTCGAGGCGATCCAGGACGAGCTGAAGGAGAACCAGCTCCTCTACGAACTCGGAGAGCGTTCGAAGGAGGAGTACGAACAGCGCAGACGCGAACTCGAGGAGGAGATGGAGATCGCTCGTGCGGCCCACGAACAACTCCGAAACAAGACGATCGAGATACAAGGCTAA
- the gvpJ gene encoding gas vesicle protein GvpJ, protein MSRDYGSSAKPTRKQADLADVLEMVLDKGIVINADIAITVGETEMIGIEIRAAIASFETAAKYGLAFPSGTDMRRVEQASGREPLEGEDGETIDLGIEASKGGASNEDGTDSPQNPPRKRPDPRTPVDEGSVDAEASDFLGDEDSEDGDANEGSDADGEADDAGGSEES, encoded by the coding sequence ATGAGTAGAGACTACGGAAGCAGTGCGAAACCCACGCGCAAACAGGCCGACCTCGCAGACGTACTGGAGATGGTGCTCGACAAGGGCATCGTGATCAACGCGGACATCGCCATCACCGTCGGAGAGACCGAGATGATCGGCATCGAGATCCGCGCGGCGATCGCCTCGTTCGAGACCGCCGCGAAGTACGGGCTCGCCTTCCCCAGCGGCACCGACATGCGTCGGGTCGAGCAGGCCTCCGGCCGCGAGCCCCTCGAGGGAGAGGACGGCGAGACGATCGACCTCGGGATCGAGGCGAGCAAGGGCGGCGCGAGCAACGAGGATGGGACGGACTCCCCGCAGAACCCGCCGCGAAAGCGACCCGATCCGCGGACCCCGGTCGACGAGGGAAGCGTCGACGCCGAGGCGAGCGACTTCCTTGGAGACGAGGACTCCGAGGACGGCGACGCCAATGAGGGAAGCGACGCTGACGGGGAGGCCGACGACGCGGGGGGTTCGGAGGAGTCATGA